The Geovibrio ferrireducens genome window below encodes:
- a CDS encoding SulP family inorganic anion transporter, giving the protein MRKRDYTKRLAGDLYGGITAGVIALPLALAFGVASGAGAQAGLYGAIILGLTAAVFGGTPVQISGPTGPMTVVTASAVALYHGDMTFVITIIFLGGLFQVLLGFCRIGGLIRYIPYPVISGFMTGIGIIIILLQIHPLTGAGSVRSPIMAISEAGRIFTDFSPNDLALGLITLAIVFLTPKKVTRVLPSPLIALIGVTAFAGFMGFNTAVIGHIPSGLPSFHLPVFSISQLTFIVTTAMSLAVLGSIDSLLTSLVSDSLTRTKHNPNKELFGQGLGNMLSSLAGGIPGAGATMRTVINVKSGGTTRLSGIVHALLLLGFVLGFGEQAERVPLSVLAGILIKVGFDIVDYRFLKIIRKAPRHDIAVMSIVLVLTVFVDLIVAVGVGLVAASVLLTYRISTQTQTQVDDVDLETADSAPCGSPAGNRHQIRVVDVNGPFFFGSATQVVGKVGSILDNEVIIFNCSKVPFIDYSGFFALTEMLVNIKESGIIAMIVANDALKERLTDLEINGYLPPQHIFPTLGGAFAHARKHICEDEKKKTAPQLSSL; this is encoded by the coding sequence ATGAGAAAGCGAGACTACACAAAGCGGCTGGCAGGAGATTTATACGGTGGGATAACCGCAGGGGTTATTGCCCTCCCCCTTGCGCTGGCTTTCGGAGTGGCCAGCGGTGCAGGTGCGCAGGCCGGGCTTTACGGCGCAATAATTCTGGGGCTGACAGCAGCAGTCTTCGGGGGAACACCTGTGCAGATTTCAGGTCCCACAGGCCCCATGACGGTGGTTACCGCATCCGCCGTTGCTCTCTACCACGGGGATATGACCTTTGTCATCACTATAATCTTCCTCGGCGGACTGTTTCAGGTACTTCTCGGTTTCTGCCGCATAGGCGGACTGATCCGCTACATCCCCTATCCTGTAATATCCGGCTTTATGACTGGGATCGGCATAATTATAATCCTGCTCCAGATCCATCCGCTCACCGGAGCCGGAAGCGTGCGCTCCCCGATCATGGCGATTTCAGAGGCGGGCAGGATTTTCACGGATTTCAGCCCAAACGACCTTGCGCTGGGGCTCATAACCCTCGCCATTGTTTTTCTCACACCTAAAAAGGTGACCCGCGTTCTCCCCTCCCCGCTCATAGCGCTCATAGGGGTAACCGCTTTTGCCGGTTTCATGGGATTTAACACTGCGGTGATAGGCCACATTCCATCCGGGCTGCCCTCGTTTCATCTGCCGGTGTTTTCCATATCGCAGCTTACTTTTATAGTTACCACGGCGATGAGCCTCGCCGTACTCGGTTCCATTGACAGCCTGCTCACCTCCCTTGTTTCGGATTCGCTCACCCGTACCAAACATAACCCCAACAAGGAACTTTTCGGTCAGGGGCTGGGAAACATGCTCTCCTCTCTGGCGGGCGGAATCCCCGGCGCGGGAGCAACTATGCGCACGGTAATAAATGTCAAATCCGGCGGAACAACAAGACTCTCCGGGATCGTACATGCACTTCTCCTTCTGGGGTTCGTTCTCGGCTTCGGTGAACAGGCTGAGAGAGTGCCTCTCTCTGTTCTGGCGGGGATACTGATCAAGGTCGGGTTTGATATTGTGGACTACCGTTTCCTGAAAATAATCCGCAAGGCTCCGCGGCATGACATAGCGGTGATGTCCATTGTCCTTGTGCTTACGGTCTTTGTGGATCTCATTGTGGCTGTGGGTGTGGGGCTTGTGGCGGCCTCCGTTCTTCTCACCTACCGAATATCCACACAGACACAGACTCAGGTTGATGACGTGGATCTGGAAACGGCAGACTCCGCCCCCTGCGGTTCACCGGCGGGCAACAGGCATCAGATAAGGGTTGTGGATGTGAACGGCCCGTTCTTCTTCGGTTCCGCAACTCAGGTTGTGGGAAAGGTGGGGAGCATACTGGACAATGAGGTGATTATATTCAACTGTTCAAAGGTTCCGTTCATAGATTATTCGGGTTTTTTCGCCCTCACGGAAATGCTGGTGAATATTAAAGAGAGCGGCATAATAGCCATGATAGTGGCAAATGACGCGCTGAAAGAAAGGCTTACGGATCTTGAAATAAACGGGTATCTCCCGCCTCAGCATATTTTCCCTACACTGGGCGGAGCCTTTGCACACGCAAGAAAGCACATATGCGAAGATGAGAAAAAGAAGACCGCGCCGCAGCTGAGCAGCCTTTAA
- the sppA gene encoding signal peptide peptidase SppA: MKKNIGKTAIKVIMVLLILGLVGRAVYVLSGAQSGHLPENTVAELSITGIIYDADSVIESLEELSKNEKVKGIIIRVNSPGGVITPTKEIFDYIQTINKPVYASMESVAASGGYYVSAACDRIFAMPTTITGSIGVIMQLSNYEKLMNTIGIKNFSLKSGEFKDIGSPDREMTEAEKQILMTTVMDMYEQFIEDIQKRRNMDEAVLRAQADGRVFTGKRAFDMGFVDNLGSRRDAFEEMKNELKLENVELRNFDKKISVWDKFFGRVEGLNLAGGAHFMYLYKGY; this comes from the coding sequence ATGAAGAAAAACATAGGGAAAACAGCAATAAAGGTAATTATGGTTCTGCTCATACTCGGTCTGGTGGGCAGGGCTGTTTATGTTCTCAGCGGTGCACAGAGCGGTCATCTGCCGGAAAACACCGTGGCGGAGCTTTCGATAACCGGGATAATTTACGATGCTGATTCGGTTATAGAATCCCTTGAGGAACTTTCCAAAAACGAGAAGGTCAAGGGGATTATCATCAGGGTGAACAGCCCCGGCGGTGTCATAACGCCGACCAAGGAAATTTTCGACTATATCCAGACAATCAACAAGCCTGTTTATGCCTCCATGGAGAGTGTGGCGGCCTCCGGCGGATATTACGTTTCCGCTGCCTGCGACCGGATATTTGCCATGCCCACCACAATTACGGGGAGCATAGGGGTTATAATGCAGCTTTCCAACTACGAAAAGCTCATGAACACCATAGGCATAAAAAACTTTTCGCTGAAAAGCGGGGAATTCAAGGATATAGGCTCACCTGACAGGGAAATGACCGAGGCGGAGAAGCAGATCCTCATGACCACCGTGATGGATATGTATGAGCAGTTTATAGAGGATATACAAAAGCGCAGGAATATGGATGAGGCTGTGCTCCGCGCACAGGCGGACGGCAGAGTCTTCACCGGAAAACGCGCCTTTGACATGGGCTTTGTGGATAACCTCGGCAGCAGAAGGGACGCTTTCGAGGAGATGAAAAACGAGCTCAAACTTGAAAATGTGGAACTGAGAAACTTTGATAAAAAGATCTCCGTGTGGGATAAATTCTTCGGCAGAGTCGAAGGGCTGAATCTTGCGGGCGGAGCTCACTTCATGTATCTGTACAAAGGGTATTGA
- a CDS encoding iron-containing alcohol dehydrogenase: MDNFTLNIPTKIFFGRNQIKVLGRQIEKYGATRVLICYGSKRIKQDGLFRTITDKLTDRGLFYTELGGIAPNPRITSVREGVRICREENIDFILAVGGGSVIDCAKLIAGSVNYEGDPWDFCLRKAAINKALPIGTVLTLAATGSESNGNAVISNIETGQKLAVYSPILWPKFSILDPEYTYTVPPFHTAAGIADIMSHIFEQYFSPTPDTFTQDRLSEALLKTCLKYAPVVMENPHDYTARAEILWAGNLALNTLLSLGREGDWANHSIEHEVSALFDISHGAGLAILFPNWMKYVMDDSNADKFYSLAVNVFGVAERDDKKAAALEGIDRLRAFYSSIGLPARLSETGVEEDSLQKMAEGAVRFGEIGEFRKLKSKDILAILKMAY; the protein is encoded by the coding sequence ATGGACAACTTCACACTGAACATCCCCACTAAAATCTTCTTCGGCAGAAACCAGATAAAGGTTCTGGGCAGACAGATAGAAAAATACGGCGCAACACGTGTGCTCATCTGCTACGGCAGTAAAAGAATAAAACAGGACGGACTTTTCCGTACCATCACGGACAAACTCACGGACAGAGGGCTTTTTTACACAGAACTGGGCGGAATCGCGCCTAACCCCCGCATAACAAGCGTGCGCGAAGGTGTGCGCATATGCAGGGAGGAGAACATAGACTTCATCCTCGCTGTCGGCGGCGGCAGCGTTATAGACTGCGCCAAGCTCATAGCGGGTTCAGTGAACTATGAAGGCGACCCGTGGGACTTCTGCCTGCGCAAAGCCGCCATAAACAAAGCACTGCCCATAGGCACAGTGCTCACCCTCGCTGCCACCGGCTCGGAATCAAACGGAAACGCAGTAATCTCAAACATCGAAACAGGTCAGAAGCTGGCGGTGTACTCACCCATACTCTGGCCTAAGTTTTCCATACTTGATCCCGAATACACGTACACCGTGCCCCCCTTCCACACTGCGGCGGGCATTGCGGACATAATGAGCCATATATTCGAGCAGTATTTCTCCCCCACGCCGGACACCTTCACACAGGACAGGCTTTCAGAAGCACTGCTGAAAACATGCCTGAAATACGCGCCGGTAGTTATGGAAAACCCGCACGACTACACAGCGCGGGCGGAAATTCTCTGGGCGGGGAACCTTGCCTTAAACACCCTCCTCTCCCTCGGCAGGGAAGGGGACTGGGCGAACCACTCCATAGAGCATGAGGTGAGTGCATTATTTGACATCTCCCACGGGGCAGGGCTTGCGATCCTTTTTCCCAACTGGATGAAATATGTGATGGATGACAGCAATGCCGATAAATTCTACAGTCTCGCGGTAAATGTTTTCGGCGTTGCGGAAAGAGATGATAAAAAAGCCGCCGCCCTTGAGGGGATTGACCGCCTGAGAGCCTTCTACAGCTCCATAGGGCTCCCGGCAAGGCTCTCCGAAACAGGAGTGGAGGAGGATTCGCTTCAGAAAATGGCCGAAGGCGCTGTGCGATTCGGTGAAATAGGCGAGTTCAGAAAGCTTAAATCAAAGGATATACTTGCCATTCTCAAAATGGCTTACTGA
- a CDS encoding YhdH/YhfP family quinone oxidoreductase has protein sequence MGIGFRAYVVSENTDGTYSGNITERSTDDLPAGEVLIRVRYSSLNYKDALSASGNKGVTKKYPHTPGIDAAGEVAKCTDGSFKEGDRVIVTGYDLGMNTSGGFGEYIRVPSAWVLPLPDGLTMKESTSLGTAGLTAALCVDGLLHSGLRGGSIAVTGATGGVGSVALSILAAEGFSPWAVTGKPELEPFLRSLGAENVISVTDFTAGSEKPLMKPVWDGGIDVLGGSALSAMLKSVKYGGAVSCCGLALSPELNINVFPFILRGISLIGVDSVECPKDKRIKAWNRLAGEWKPAALAEFTAETDLSGLDEKIKAMLDGKAAGRTVIRL, from the coding sequence ATGGGCATCGGATTCAGGGCTTACGTAGTATCTGAAAACACAGACGGCACATACTCAGGAAATATCACCGAACGCAGCACGGATGATCTGCCCGCGGGTGAGGTACTGATCCGTGTACGCTATTCATCCCTGAACTATAAGGATGCGCTCTCAGCCTCCGGCAATAAAGGCGTTACGAAAAAATATCCTCACACCCCCGGCATTGACGCTGCCGGGGAGGTGGCTAAATGCACTGACGGCAGCTTCAAAGAGGGCGACAGGGTAATTGTCACCGGCTATGACCTCGGCATGAACACCTCAGGCGGCTTCGGAGAGTATATACGTGTTCCGTCCGCGTGGGTTCTCCCCTTGCCTGACGGGCTTACAATGAAGGAGAGCACGTCCCTAGGCACGGCGGGGCTCACCGCTGCGCTCTGCGTGGACGGACTGCTGCATTCGGGACTCAGGGGCGGAAGCATAGCGGTGACAGGGGCAACAGGCGGCGTGGGGAGCGTAGCTCTCTCAATTCTGGCTGCCGAAGGCTTTTCCCCATGGGCTGTCACCGGTAAGCCGGAGCTTGAGCCTTTCCTCAGAAGCCTCGGAGCAGAAAACGTCATCTCCGTTACTGACTTCACCGCAGGTTCGGAAAAGCCGCTTATGAAGCCCGTGTGGGACGGTGGTATAGATGTTCTCGGCGGAAGCGCCCTGTCCGCCATGCTGAAATCAGTTAAATACGGCGGCGCTGTTTCCTGCTGCGGTCTCGCACTCTCTCCGGAGCTTAACATCAATGTTTTCCCGTTCATCCTCCGCGGGATAAGCCTCATAGGGGTTGATTCCGTGGAATGCCCGAAGGATAAGCGGATCAAGGCATGGAACAGGCTTGCGGGGGAATGGAAACCTGCCGCACTCGCCGAGTTCACTGCGGAAACAGACCTCAGCGGGCTTGATGAAAAAATAAAAGCCATGCTGGACGGAAAGGCCGCCGGACGCACAGTGATAAGGCTCTGA
- a CDS encoding ATP-binding protein has product MTFFIAFTLGLLLSIVLLWFDFRKEQAGVKERLEKITAMMSHTAGHALVTGNRSLAQGITDGLVEVGIVKKVSLVNDKNEILAISEARSTEAGYPIRFLEDMYTGQTSFRFPLIYGKNWHYAGYAEIYPNIRSISEDFAAHAGTVIISTFIVTAVLSLLYAVSFHLTLVRQIQKIAEKLAGADPSNQSIYSINISERHAKDELGVLTESLNILFARYHDNLLKVSRTEELKAAKEAADAANRAKSEFLANISHEIRTPMNIILGFAEILGRDIREPEHASLLSSIRDSGETLMKLINDLLDLSKIESGKIDINPTPLNIGSVVDETVKIFSETAGQKGLKLILNTGGCSGQILFDGIRLRQILFNLVGNAVKFTESGFIRLSCREEKTGDRLCSVIITVEDSGMGIDESQLETIFENFAQQQGQDHARYGGTGLGLAITKKLTEAMNGTIAVSSTKGSGSLFTVKFRDVRICDAPLQKTAAKGTVTFEPALILVADDSPQNRFLIRLMLKDHPFTFIEAENGRDAYVKAAAHLPDAVLLDMKMPGTDGYAAAKLFKSDQTTAHIPLIAVSADVLSDRVEEAFASGCSAYVKKPIISSELTDALKVFLKHSEENRAEEEAPQPSANITEEQRKIIRSELYDRWQMISRRFVISDMENFAALALSLAERENIKELKNWAEKLAKDAKEFDIDSLTGTIDNFTGFI; this is encoded by the coding sequence ATGACTTTTTTTATTGCCTTCACCCTTGGGCTTCTGCTCAGTATAGTTCTGCTCTGGTTCGATTTCAGGAAAGAACAGGCAGGTGTGAAGGAGCGTCTGGAAAAAATAACCGCCATGATGTCCCATACGGCGGGGCATGCCCTTGTCACCGGAAACAGAAGCCTCGCTCAGGGCATAACAGACGGCCTTGTGGAAGTGGGGATAGTAAAAAAAGTCAGCCTTGTAAATGATAAAAATGAAATACTAGCCATAAGCGAGGCACGGAGCACGGAAGCCGGATACCCCATCAGGTTCCTTGAAGATATGTACACAGGGCAGACCTCCTTCCGCTTCCCTCTGATCTACGGCAAAAACTGGCACTATGCAGGCTACGCCGAAATATACCCCAACATACGAAGCATTTCAGAGGACTTTGCCGCCCATGCCGGAACGGTAATCATAAGCACATTCATTGTCACCGCTGTTCTGTCGCTGCTTTATGCTGTTTCGTTTCACCTCACCCTTGTGCGGCAGATTCAGAAGATAGCCGAAAAGCTCGCCGGAGCAGACCCCTCAAACCAGTCCATATACAGCATTAATATTTCTGAAAGGCATGCCAAGGATGAGCTCGGCGTACTAACAGAATCACTTAATATCCTCTTTGCCCGCTACCACGACAACCTGCTGAAAGTCAGCAGAACAGAGGAACTGAAAGCCGCCAAGGAAGCGGCGGATGCAGCCAACAGAGCAAAAAGCGAGTTTCTGGCCAACATCAGCCATGAAATACGCACACCCATGAATATCATCCTCGGTTTTGCGGAAATACTCGGCAGGGACATAAGGGAGCCTGAACACGCCAGCCTCCTCAGTTCCATCAGAGACAGCGGCGAAACCCTTATGAAACTTATCAACGACCTGCTTGATCTTTCCAAAATAGAGTCGGGCAAAATAGACATCAACCCCACACCGCTTAACATAGGCTCCGTTGTTGACGAAACGGTCAAAATCTTCTCCGAGACAGCAGGGCAGAAGGGGCTTAAGCTCATTCTCAATACTGGCGGATGCAGCGGGCAGATCCTTTTTGACGGAATCAGACTGCGGCAGATACTCTTTAATCTGGTGGGAAATGCCGTGAAGTTCACAGAATCCGGCTTTATCAGGCTCTCGTGCCGTGAGGAAAAAACAGGAGACAGGCTCTGTTCCGTCATCATAACGGTGGAGGACAGCGGCATGGGTATTGACGAAAGTCAGCTTGAAACCATATTCGAAAACTTTGCACAGCAGCAGGGGCAGGATCACGCCAGATACGGCGGCACAGGGCTGGGGCTTGCCATAACGAAAAAACTCACGGAAGCAATGAACGGCACGATTGCCGTATCCAGTACGAAAGGCAGTGGCTCGCTCTTCACAGTGAAGTTCAGAGATGTGAGAATATGTGATGCGCCTCTGCAAAAAACCGCAGCCAAGGGAACAGTGACTTTTGAACCGGCTCTTATACTGGTGGCGGACGACAGCCCGCAGAACCGTTTCCTGATCCGCCTGATGCTGAAAGATCATCCTTTTACATTTATCGAGGCGGAAAACGGGCGGGATGCATACGTAAAAGCGGCTGCGCATCTGCCGGATGCAGTTCTTCTGGATATGAAAATGCCCGGAACGGACGGCTACGCCGCGGCTAAGCTTTTTAAAAGCGACCAGACCACAGCGCATATACCGCTCATAGCCGTTTCCGCGGATGTACTCAGTGACAGAGTGGAGGAGGCATTCGCTTCCGGCTGCTCGGCATATGTGAAAAAACCCATAATTTCATCAGAACTTACCGACGCACTCAAGGTCTTTCTTAAACACAGTGAGGAGAACCGGGCCGAAGAGGAAGCGCCCCAGCCTTCAGCGAATATAACGGAAGAGCAGCGCAAAATTATCCGCAGCGAACTCTATGATAGATGGCAGATGATCTCACGCAGGTTCGTAATAAGCGACATGGAAAACTTCGCCGCACTTGCTCTTTCCCTTGCCGAAAGGGAAAATATAAAAGAATTGAAAAACTGGGCAGAAAAACTTGCAAAAGATGCAAAAGAGTTCGATATTGACTCATTAACCGGAACGATAGATAATTTCACCGGATTCATATAA
- a CDS encoding TrkH family potassium uptake protein, which produces MRFVSGLKPFQFLVLGFLSYVIIGTAFLSLPISQVTDVKVIDNLFNVTSAVSTTGLSTVSVSDSYTLFGQIVILVLFQLGGIGYMTLTSFIILARGRQLSNVRNGILGTEFSLPSEFKIHSFIFQVAVFTLIIEFIGTLILFLEFRASGVESPLWMALFHAVSAFTTSGFSTFSNSMESFKDNWVICVTVGSLCYMGSIGFIVLHDAFLAVKSRAYRVTFTSKVILVLTALIFFVCVPLFYLSEPSLRNAGFSEGILISSFQVMTASTTAGFNTVPIGNLAPASLTLLIIAMVIGASPSGTGGGIKTTSVSSCIGIVMSILRGRSTVTFFGHSIPDIRLMTAVASVSIYIGVLAAGVFTLSMAEEQEYIKLVFEAASALGTVGLSMGITGELGNTGKIIVTLLMFLGRVGPLTVGLSLFHSGKELGKNKKSDLAV; this is translated from the coding sequence ATGCGATTTGTATCGGGATTGAAGCCTTTTCAGTTTCTTGTACTGGGATTTTTATCCTATGTTATTATCGGAACAGCCTTTTTGTCCCTTCCGATCTCTCAGGTAACTGACGTAAAAGTAATAGACAATCTTTTTAATGTTACATCTGCCGTTTCCACAACAGGGTTGAGCACTGTCAGCGTATCGGATTCGTATACGCTTTTCGGACAGATAGTTATTCTGGTCTTATTCCAGCTTGGGGGAATAGGCTATATGACCCTGACTTCGTTTATCATACTCGCCAGAGGCAGGCAGCTTTCAAATGTGAGAAACGGAATACTGGGGACTGAGTTCAGCCTCCCTTCGGAGTTTAAAATCCACAGCTTTATTTTTCAGGTTGCAGTTTTTACACTGATAATTGAGTTTATCGGAACTCTGATCCTGTTTCTGGAGTTCAGGGCATCAGGTGTGGAGTCTCCGCTGTGGATGGCTTTATTTCATGCAGTGTCCGCATTCACCACTTCGGGTTTCAGCACTTTCAGCAACAGCATGGAGAGTTTTAAGGACAACTGGGTGATATGTGTAACGGTAGGTTCACTCTGCTATATGGGCTCGATAGGGTTTATTGTTCTGCATGATGCGTTTCTGGCGGTAAAGAGCAGAGCTTACAGGGTAACCTTCACATCAAAGGTTATTCTGGTGCTTACAGCACTGATCTTCTTCGTGTGTGTGCCTCTTTTTTATCTGTCCGAACCTTCGCTGAGAAACGCCGGATTCTCAGAAGGAATTCTTATTTCGTCTTTTCAGGTTATGACCGCCTCAACAACAGCCGGGTTTAACACCGTGCCTATCGGCAATCTTGCCCCTGCCTCTCTTACTCTTCTGATTATAGCTATGGTAATCGGAGCGTCGCCGAGCGGCACCGGAGGGGGGATAAAAACAACATCAGTATCCTCGTGCATAGGTATAGTGATGAGTATCTTAAGGGGCAGAAGCACCGTAACCTTTTTCGGACATTCAATTCCCGATATAAGACTTATGACTGCGGTTGCTTCCGTATCGATTTATATTGGAGTGCTTGCTGCGGGAGTTTTCACGCTGAGCATGGCGGAGGAGCAGGAATATATTAAGCTTGTGTTTGAGGCAGCCTCAGCATTGGGCACAGTAGGACTCAGCATGGGCATAACCGGTGAACTGGGAAATACGGGGAAAATCATTGTAACGCTTCTTATGTTTTTGGGAAGGGTCGGGCCGCTTACTGTGGGGCTTTCTCTTTTCCATTCGGGCAAAGAGTTGGGGAAAAACAAGAAAAGTGATTTGGCAGTCTAG
- the ruvA gene encoding Holliday junction branch migration protein RuvA: MIYRVKGELLEKHPDFAVIDTGAVAFRVGISMQSFASLPDIGEKASLYTLMNVREDDISLFGFVTLEEKKLFILLTSISKVGPKMALAILSGLDVKSFEKAVVSGDVVKIKGIPGIGLKTAERIILELKDKFDLVFKTEAKPDDNSEDVVSALCNLGYSRKDAENAVRASYSGDCSFEENLKKALRGLSG; this comes from the coding sequence TTGATCTACAGAGTTAAGGGCGAACTGCTGGAAAAACACCCGGATTTCGCAGTGATAGACACGGGAGCGGTTGCTTTCCGTGTGGGGATCTCCATGCAGAGTTTCGCTTCCCTGCCTGACATAGGGGAGAAGGCCTCTCTTTATACACTGATGAATGTCCGTGAGGACGACATAAGCCTGTTCGGTTTTGTCACCCTTGAGGAGAAAAAACTGTTCATCCTCCTCACTTCAATAAGTAAGGTGGGGCCTAAGATGGCGCTTGCCATCCTTTCCGGGCTTGATGTTAAGTCATTTGAGAAGGCTGTTGTCTCCGGGGATGTGGTGAAGATTAAGGGTATTCCCGGCATAGGGCTGAAAACGGCTGAGAGGATTATATTAGAGCTTAAGGATAAATTTGATCTCGTGTTCAAAACAGAGGCCAAGCCTGATGACAACTCGGAAGATGTGGTGAGCGCCCTGTGCAACCTCGGCTACTCAAGAAAGGATGCCGAAAACGCCGTCCGCGCCTCATACTCCGGTGACTGCTCATTTGAGGAAAACCTCAAGAAAGCTCTCAGGGGGCTTTCGGGGTAG